The following are encoded together in the Paludisphaera mucosa genome:
- a CDS encoding TlpA disulfide reductase family protein, translated as MIPRPAPRLLALALVAFATTAAAQEAAAPRTAEAVLKDLDSARPPAFDPTRQEDKGYVETFLAEMGKVREKRGALTRELFQIEPKNPRLPKLLLERWRDMGDKPEELDREIEESAVGTGDATLRAEGAYVKVIHAFSRPGEPEARRLKAVEAYAALAPKDDVRAGGFLCTIAERTPDAAQRLAIEERVLKDYPKCAERVRGSRRLREAVGKPFELEFADAVTGRSIRMADLKGKVVVVDFWATWCGPCVAEMPRMKELYAQFKDRGVEFIGVSLDYPEEQGHGLTKLKEYVAKNEIAWPQYYQGKGWESDFSKSWGITGIPQLFVVGPDGLLVSTEGRGKLDKMIPELLAKEPAADRKGD; from the coding sequence GTGATCCCCCGACCCGCACCCCGTCTCCTGGCGCTCGCCCTCGTCGCGTTCGCGACGACCGCCGCCGCCCAGGAGGCCGCCGCCCCCCGCACGGCCGAGGCCGTTCTGAAGGACCTCGACTCCGCCCGCCCCCCGGCCTTCGACCCCACGCGGCAGGAGGACAAGGGCTACGTCGAGACCTTCCTCGCCGAGATGGGGAAGGTCCGCGAGAAGCGCGGGGCGCTGACGCGGGAACTCTTCCAGATCGAGCCCAAGAACCCTCGCCTGCCGAAGCTCCTGCTCGAGCGCTGGCGCGACATGGGCGACAAGCCGGAGGAACTGGACCGCGAGATCGAGGAGTCGGCCGTCGGCACGGGCGACGCGACGTTGCGGGCCGAAGGGGCCTACGTCAAGGTCATCCACGCCTTCTCGCGGCCCGGCGAGCCCGAGGCCCGGCGGCTCAAGGCCGTCGAGGCCTACGCCGCCCTCGCCCCCAAGGACGATGTGCGGGCCGGCGGGTTCCTCTGCACGATCGCCGAGCGCACGCCCGACGCCGCGCAGCGGCTGGCGATCGAGGAGCGCGTCCTGAAGGACTATCCCAAGTGCGCCGAGCGCGTGCGGGGATCCCGCCGCCTCCGCGAGGCGGTGGGCAAGCCGTTCGAGCTGGAGTTCGCCGACGCCGTCACCGGCCGGTCGATCCGCATGGCCGACCTCAAGGGGAAGGTGGTCGTCGTCGACTTCTGGGCGACCTGGTGCGGCCCCTGCGTCGCCGAGATGCCCCGCATGAAGGAGCTTTACGCCCAGTTCAAGGACAGGGGCGTGGAGTTCATCGGCGTCTCGCTCGACTACCCCGAGGAGCAGGGCCACGGCCTGACGAAGCTCAAGGAGTACGTCGCCAAGAACGAGATCGCCTGGCCGCAGTACTACCAGGGCAAGGGCTGGGAGAGCGACTTCTCGAAGTCTTGGGGGATCACCGGCATCCCGCAGCTCTTCGTCGTCGGCCCCGACGGCCTCCTCGTCTCCACCGAGGGCCGGGGCAAGCTCGACAAGATGATCCCCGAGCTGCTCGCCAAGGAACCCGCCGCCGACCGCAAGGGCGACTGA
- a CDS encoding DUF1559 domain-containing protein — MRRNPLGRHRKSGFTLIELLVVIAIIGVLVALLLPAVQSAREAANRSQCQNNLKQFGLAAQQYHDSFNAFPAGWYCMPPVYDTANPNTVIGGDVTGCATTGTPYQPYQWSGLVGVFNKMEQGNLFNEINFSYAPNHVVNTTAVRRTLTNFVCPSNRRPETTTQTGSAQKMGPSDYRGNMAAGMILPDSAGNCPTQDPTNVYCLNFDNGMTYQNSSVGMADITDGSTNTCLMGETIAPNGVWAPATSCCVRTNNDRTINRPIVSNGQNYYTYWSSKHPGLVNFVNCDGSVRTVSATIAKPVLNKLMTRNGGETISADETK; from the coding sequence ATGCGCCGCAATCCTCTCGGACGGCACCGGAAATCGGGCTTCACCCTGATCGAGCTGCTCGTCGTCATCGCCATCATCGGCGTGCTGGTCGCCCTGCTCCTGCCCGCCGTCCAGTCGGCCCGCGAGGCGGCCAACCGCTCGCAGTGCCAGAACAACCTGAAGCAGTTCGGCCTCGCGGCGCAGCAATACCACGACTCGTTCAACGCCTTCCCCGCCGGCTGGTACTGCATGCCGCCGGTCTACGACACGGCCAACCCCAACACGGTGATCGGCGGCGACGTCACCGGCTGCGCCACGACGGGCACCCCGTACCAGCCCTACCAGTGGAGCGGCCTGGTCGGCGTGTTCAACAAGATGGAGCAGGGCAACCTGTTCAACGAGATCAACTTCAGCTACGCCCCCAACCACGTCGTCAACACCACGGCCGTCCGCCGGACCCTCACCAACTTCGTCTGCCCCTCGAACCGCCGCCCCGAGACGACGACGCAGACCGGATCCGCCCAGAAGATGGGCCCGTCGGACTACCGCGGCAACATGGCGGCCGGGATGATCCTGCCCGACTCCGCCGGCAACTGCCCCACGCAGGACCCGACCAACGTCTACTGCCTGAACTTCGACAACGGCATGACCTATCAGAACTCCAGCGTGGGCATGGCCGACATCACCGACGGCTCCACCAACACCTGCCTGATGGGCGAGACCATCGCCCCCAACGGCGTCTGGGCCCCCGCCACGAGCTGCTGCGTGCGGACCAACAACGACCGGACCATCAACCGGCCGATCGTCTCCAACGGCCAGAACTACTACACGTACTGGTCGAGCAAGCACCCGGGCCTGGTCAACTTCGTCAACTGCGACGGCAGCGTCCGCACCGTCAGCGCGACGATCGCCAAGCCCGTCCTGAACAAGCTCATGACCCGAAACGGCGGCGAGACCATCTCGGCGGACGAGACCAAGTAA
- a CDS encoding RrF2 family transcriptional regulator, whose protein sequence is MLPKTAEYALRAAVCLAGLPPGPASADVLAKRTKTPRSYLNRVLQDLAAAGLVQSRPGPGGGYELAKPAAAVTILDVVNAVAPIERIRHCPLGLPSHTSLCPLHRELDQAYATFEDAFRNVTLQDLLDSTNPVVPLCDVGLPS, encoded by the coding sequence ATGCTGCCGAAGACGGCCGAGTATGCGTTGAGGGCGGCGGTCTGCCTGGCCGGCCTGCCGCCGGGGCCGGCGTCGGCCGACGTGCTGGCGAAGCGGACGAAGACCCCTCGCTCGTACCTGAACCGGGTCTTGCAGGACCTGGCGGCGGCGGGCCTGGTGCAGTCGCGTCCGGGGCCCGGGGGCGGCTATGAGCTGGCGAAGCCCGCCGCCGCGGTGACGATCCTCGACGTGGTCAACGCGGTGGCCCCGATCGAGCGGATCCGCCACTGCCCGCTCGGCCTGCCCTCGCACACGTCGCTCTGCCCGCTGCATCGCGAGCTGGACCAGGCCTATGCGACGTTCGAGGACGCCTTCCGGAACGTGACGTTGCAGGACCTGCTGGACTCGACGAACCCAGTCGTCCCGCTTTGCGACGTCGGCCTGCCGTCCTAG
- a CDS encoding S1 RNA-binding domain-containing protein, with amino-acid sequence MWEAAKLRFPTGRLVRGVVIAHHPFGIFVDLGDPIATGLVQITDFVDSGRMTPEQYPRLGESIEGVVLGHTDDHRKQVWLGVKPSQLRAASQAND; translated from the coding sequence ATGTGGGAAGCGGCCAAGCTCCGATTCCCGACCGGCCGCCTCGTCCGGGGAGTGGTGATCGCCCATCACCCCTTCGGGATCTTCGTCGATCTAGGCGACCCGATCGCGACCGGCCTGGTCCAGATCACGGACTTCGTGGACAGCGGGCGTATGACCCCCGAGCAATACCCTCGGCTCGGCGAGTCGATCGAAGGCGTCGTCCTGGGGCACACCGACGACCATCGAAAGCAGGTCTGGTTGGGCGTCAAGCCAAGCCAGTTACGCGCGGCGTCGCAAGCGAACGATTGA
- a CDS encoding DUF72 domain-containing protein, whose translation MNQLSLFDSQDDTPPQAAALAPKLRALAEKGLFFGTSSWKYEGWLGTIYNPELYQTRGKLSLKKFESECLREYARVFPIVGGDFSFYQFPSAGYWKTLFEGTPEGLRFGLKVPEEVTVPRWPKHARYGTRAGKDNAGFLDPKLFKELFARPLWKHRDRVAVLMFEFGTMAKSTMPDLDAFRDRLGAFLDDMPPGFRYGVEIRNPEYLGEPYFETLRARNVAHVFNSWTRMPELIEQIDMPGSRTADFTVVRALLRRGQPYEDAVKRYSPYRSVQEPNPAVREALRALAERAWREAQPAFTFVNNRLEGNAPGTIESVADALIV comes from the coding sequence ATGAACCAACTATCTTTGTTCGACTCCCAGGACGACACGCCGCCCCAGGCCGCCGCGCTGGCCCCGAAGCTCCGCGCGCTGGCCGAGAAGGGCCTCTTCTTCGGCACCTCGTCGTGGAAGTACGAGGGCTGGCTGGGGACGATCTACAACCCCGAGCTCTACCAGACCCGCGGCAAGCTCTCGCTCAAGAAGTTCGAGTCCGAGTGCCTCCGCGAGTACGCGCGCGTCTTCCCGATCGTCGGCGGCGACTTCAGCTTCTACCAGTTCCCCTCGGCCGGCTACTGGAAGACCCTGTTCGAGGGGACGCCCGAGGGCCTGCGGTTCGGCCTCAAGGTCCCCGAGGAGGTCACGGTCCCGCGCTGGCCCAAGCACGCCCGCTACGGGACGCGCGCCGGGAAGGACAATGCGGGCTTCCTCGACCCCAAGCTGTTCAAGGAGCTGTTCGCCCGCCCCCTGTGGAAGCACCGCGACCGGGTGGCCGTGCTGATGTTCGAGTTCGGCACGATGGCGAAGTCGACCATGCCCGACCTCGACGCCTTCCGCGACCGCCTGGGCGCGTTCCTCGACGACATGCCCCCGGGCTTCCGCTACGGCGTCGAGATCCGCAACCCCGAGTATCTGGGCGAGCCCTATTTCGAGACCCTGCGCGCCCGCAACGTCGCGCACGTCTTCAACTCGTGGACCCGCATGCCCGAGCTGATCGAGCAAATCGACATGCCGGGCTCCCGCACGGCCGACTTCACCGTCGTCCGCGCCCTACTGCGGCGCGGCCAGCCGTACGAGGACGCGGTCAAGCGGTACAGCCCCTACCGGAGCGTCCAGGAGCCCAACCCGGCCGTGCGCGAGGCGCTGCGGGCGCTCGCCGAGCGGGCCTGGCGCGAGGCCCAGCCGGCGTTCACGTTCGTGAACAACCGGCTGGAAGGGAACGCGCCGGGGACCATCGAGTCGGTCGCCGACGCGCTGATCGTCTGA
- a CDS encoding glycosyltransferase: MDRPAPRLTVAIPTYNGEAHLAEALAGILAQERAAFDLLVCDERSDDRTLEIVRALAGDRARIEVNSERLGLAGNWNRCVALSRTPWVAVFHQDDLMRPGDLAGRLEAIERPGGDDLGLIAGPADVVDQEGRPVPPTVVKPGGLSDPVPGRFLDFPPGGFSPRLEGSNILRCSAVTTSKRAHEEVGGFDPTYRYVVDWDFWLRVADRFGVAWIAGEPKVSVRWHAASETHRFKLGLDDLEETERLLTRRDQRPGRRLARAYLNRAHDALRAGRADLARTALGRSVHLSPAILTTILADPRLAAQMTALTFAPSLARRWFAR; the protein is encoded by the coding sequence TTGGACCGCCCCGCGCCCAGGCTGACCGTCGCGATCCCCACGTACAACGGCGAGGCCCACCTGGCCGAAGCCCTCGCGGGGATCCTCGCCCAGGAACGCGCCGCGTTCGACCTGCTCGTCTGCGACGAACGCTCAGACGACCGGACGCTCGAAATCGTTCGCGCGCTGGCGGGAGATCGCGCGCGGATCGAGGTCAATTCCGAGCGCCTGGGCCTGGCCGGCAACTGGAACCGCTGCGTTGCGCTCAGCCGGACCCCCTGGGTCGCCGTCTTCCACCAGGACGACCTGATGCGCCCCGGCGACCTGGCCGGGCGCCTCGAAGCCATCGAGCGTCCCGGCGGGGACGACCTCGGCCTGATCGCCGGCCCGGCCGACGTCGTCGACCAGGAGGGCCGGCCCGTCCCGCCGACGGTCGTCAAGCCCGGCGGCCTGTCCGACCCCGTCCCGGGCCGCTTCCTCGACTTCCCCCCGGGCGGCTTCTCGCCCCGGCTGGAGGGTTCGAACATCCTGCGCTGCTCGGCCGTGACCACGAGCAAGCGGGCCCATGAGGAGGTCGGCGGCTTCGACCCCACGTACCGCTACGTCGTCGACTGGGACTTCTGGCTCCGCGTCGCCGACCGTTTCGGCGTCGCCTGGATCGCCGGCGAGCCGAAAGTCTCCGTCCGCTGGCACGCCGCCAGCGAGACCCACCGCTTCAAGCTCGGCCTGGACGACCTGGAAGAGACCGAGCGGCTCCTCACCCGCCGCGACCAGCGCCCCGGCCGCCGCCTCGCCCGCGCCTACCTCAACCGCGCCCACGACGCCCTCCGCGCCGGCCGGGCCGACCTCGCCCGCACCGCCCTGGGCCGCTCGGTCCACCTCTCCCCCGCCATCCTGACCACGATCCTAGCCGACCCCCGCCTGGCCGCCCAGATGACCGCCCTGACCTTCGCGCCCAGCCTGGCCCGCCGCTGGTTCGCTCGATAA
- a CDS encoding DUF971 domain-containing protein, protein MIDPPSNIRAHQADQVLEVAWPDGSVDRLPYRRLRAECPCASCRDEWSGARIIQIEHVAEDIKLDGLEMVGNYALKPSWSDGHSSGILTWDLLREAARSLPKPG, encoded by the coding sequence ATGATCGATCCTCCCAGCAACATCAGGGCCCATCAAGCGGATCAGGTCCTGGAAGTCGCCTGGCCCGACGGCTCGGTCGACCGCCTCCCCTACCGCCGCCTGCGGGCCGAATGCCCCTGCGCCAGCTGCCGCGACGAGTGGTCCGGGGCGCGGATCATCCAGATCGAGCACGTCGCCGAGGACATCAAGCTCGACGGCCTGGAGATGGTCGGCAACTACGCCCTCAAGCCCTCCTGGAGCGACGGCCACTCCAGCGGCATCCTCACCTGGGACCTGCTCCGGGAGGCCGCCCGCAGCCTCCCGAAGCCGGGATGA
- a CDS encoding carboxypeptidase-like regulatory domain-containing protein has translation MSGATGSRYLWAGLLAPPILVMGVAGAISMWPQQVVGLMDGVARLWDPIPTQRPRPGSLMMATPKMSPATAPIAQPEIRGTIRKPDGSPLDRPYRLGTFEISRFSHSSGLVGDHSTPDFVVTPRGERTWIVVDSDDYAPALAGPIEAGAVRPGDEPIVVKLEEGFPHRVRVVDAEGAPIAGAEVHPSLTLEHRPVPLGATWFTDDDGWAEIPHVREADYEFDVKVHDFVLPDDTVFASLHPGVDTTITLDRGSTKGVAVDEQGRPAADALILVAAELDERVEREDKHISKRIIVARSDAEGRFPLPHLHKDSVHLIRAEGADGSLGFAPGVRLKDPEVRVTLRPRRMVRGFVKGVRGYATGVFLSVRSSVATGFEGRGQQGDEWAVTSRTDSVLCDEEGRFEYPSWGSIDSELLVQGRTVPVPWPPPEEPIAIDPPAPTAESSVQIRIAADASIRPIRGSMTLFLANGPPERALQTVPRLVELQDDRGTFRCLNADAFRFESSAIPGYWTSPGTISSVVGGGDRVIDVRVFAAGTIRGRVLDADGEPVAGAKIRADFDPAWAAESPPARLAGPPPRMGGINPQVADPVRPTAPPRSPEVATTDADGRFVIPAWPLNVGCRLAVESGRFGMLVDPVRPDAREPKREVEIRLPRRAKAEVRVVGPDDRPIPGAQVVVELRRAETDRQAWDGGRTDADGRVALDDLAEGETGYSVRATFDKDYRTGSAPLQPGAPALVLRVERGRTLEGRVVEAVTGWPIPGVSLLAAAHDGAWIRAEAATDGDGRFRFSVLPDGPVRLGSFQMMNLASPRPPQVAAGEVGPILVRMINLREYDPQPRRPSQP, from the coding sequence ATGAGCGGTGCGACGGGTTCGCGGTACCTGTGGGCGGGCCTGCTGGCGCCGCCGATCCTGGTGATGGGGGTCGCGGGGGCCATCAGCATGTGGCCCCAGCAGGTCGTGGGCCTGATGGACGGCGTCGCCCGGCTCTGGGATCCGATCCCGACCCAGCGACCTCGCCCGGGCTCGCTCATGATGGCGACGCCCAAGATGTCGCCGGCGACCGCGCCGATCGCGCAGCCCGAGATCCGGGGGACGATCCGCAAGCCCGACGGCTCGCCGCTCGACCGGCCCTACCGCCTCGGGACGTTCGAGATCTCCCGGTTCTCGCACTCGTCGGGGCTCGTCGGCGACCACTCGACCCCCGACTTCGTCGTGACGCCGCGCGGGGAGCGGACCTGGATCGTGGTCGACTCCGACGACTACGCCCCGGCGCTGGCCGGGCCGATCGAGGCCGGGGCCGTCAGGCCCGGCGACGAGCCGATCGTCGTCAAGCTGGAGGAGGGCTTTCCGCACCGCGTCCGCGTCGTCGACGCCGAGGGCGCGCCGATCGCCGGGGCCGAGGTCCACCCCAGCCTGACCCTGGAGCACCGCCCCGTCCCCCTCGGGGCGACCTGGTTCACCGACGACGACGGCTGGGCCGAGATCCCCCACGTCAGGGAGGCCGACTACGAGTTCGACGTCAAGGTCCACGACTTCGTCCTCCCCGACGACACGGTCTTCGCCAGCCTCCACCCCGGCGTCGACACCACGATCACGCTCGACCGCGGCTCGACGAAGGGGGTCGCGGTCGACGAGCAGGGGCGGCCGGCGGCCGACGCCCTGATCCTCGTCGCGGCCGAACTCGACGAGCGCGTCGAACGCGAAGACAAGCACATATCCAAGAGGATCATCGTGGCCCGGTCCGACGCCGAGGGCCGATTCCCCCTGCCGCACCTCCACAAGGACTCCGTCCACCTGATCCGCGCCGAAGGGGCCGACGGCTCCCTCGGATTCGCCCCGGGGGTCCGCCTGAAGGATCCGGAGGTCCGGGTCACGCTGAGGCCCCGACGCATGGTGCGCGGATTCGTGAAGGGGGTCCGGGGCTACGCGACGGGAGTCTTCCTGTCGGTCCGAAGCTCGGTGGCGACGGGGTTCGAGGGCCGCGGCCAGCAGGGGGACGAATGGGCCGTGACGAGTCGGACCGACTCCGTCCTCTGCGATGAGGAGGGCCGGTTCGAATATCCGTCCTGGGGCTCGATCGACAGCGAGCTGCTGGTCCAGGGCCGCACCGTGCCGGTCCCCTGGCCGCCGCCGGAGGAGCCGATCGCGATCGACCCTCCCGCTCCGACCGCCGAGAGTTCGGTGCAGATCCGGATCGCGGCCGACGCCTCGATCCGGCCGATCCGGGGCTCGATGACGCTCTTCCTCGCGAACGGCCCTCCCGAGCGCGCCCTCCAGACGGTCCCGCGGCTGGTCGAGCTGCAGGACGACCGGGGGACCTTCCGCTGCCTGAACGCCGACGCCTTCCGGTTCGAGTCGTCGGCGATCCCCGGCTACTGGACCTCGCCGGGGACGATCTCCTCGGTGGTGGGGGGCGGCGACCGCGTGATCGACGTCCGCGTCTTCGCCGCCGGGACGATCCGCGGCCGGGTGCTCGACGCCGACGGCGAGCCCGTCGCCGGGGCGAAGATCCGGGCCGATTTCGACCCCGCATGGGCCGCCGAGAGCCCCCCGGCCCGCCTGGCCGGGCCGCCGCCGCGAATGGGCGGGATCAACCCTCAGGTGGCCGATCCGGTCCGACCCACGGCCCCGCCGCGCTCGCCCGAGGTCGCGACGACCGACGCCGACGGCCGGTTCGTCATCCCCGCCTGGCCCCTGAACGTGGGATGCCGACTGGCCGTCGAGAGCGGGCGGTTCGGGATGCTCGTCGACCCCGTCCGCCCCGACGCCCGCGAGCCGAAGCGCGAGGTCGAGATCCGGCTCCCCAGGCGGGCGAAGGCCGAGGTCCGCGTCGTCGGCCCCGACGACCGCCCCATCCCCGGGGCGCAGGTCGTCGTCGAGCTGCGACGGGCGGAGACGGATCGGCAAGCCTGGGACGGGGGCCGCACCGACGCCGACGGCCGGGTCGCGCTCGACGACCTGGCGGAGGGGGAGACGGGCTACAGCGTCAGGGCGACCTTCGACAAGGACTATCGGACGGGCTCCGCCCCCCTTCAGCCCGGCGCGCCCGCCCTGGTCCTCCGCGTCGAACGCGGGCGGACGCTCGAAGGGCGCGTGGTCGAGGCCGTCACCGGCTGGCCGATCCCGGGCGTCAGCCTCCTGGCCGCGGCCCACGACGGCGCGTGGATCCGGGCCGAGGCCGCCACCGACGGCGACGGCCGGTTCCGCTTCAGCGTCCTGCCCGACGGCCCCGTTCGATTGGGCAGCTTCCAGATGATGAACTTGGCGTCGCCGCGGCCGCCGCAGGTCGCGGCCGGAGAGGTCGGCCCGATCCTGGTCCGGATGATCAACCTGCGCGAGTACGACCCCCAGCCCCGACGTCCCTCGCAGCCCTGA
- a CDS encoding 3-isopropylmalate dehydrogenase — protein sequence MSLLKIGVIPGDGVGPEVTEVGLGILEKVAKRDGLVYELHPFDLGGERFLRTGEVLPQADQDRLRACDVILLGAVGHPGVPPGVLEKGILLKLRFDFHQYINLRPVRLFPGAPCPVTGKGPDDIDMVVVRENNEDLYVGAGGFTYKGTPEEVAIQTSINTRPGVERCIRYAFDAARGRAARGAFKGLSEADKAGGYTRQVTLVAKTNVLTFAHDLWMRAFNEVAADYPDVKPGYMHVDACCMRMVTNPEWFDVIVTTNMFGDIITDLGAVLQGGMGLAASGNLNPTKTAPSMFEPVHGSAPDIAGKGIANPLAAILSTAMMLDHVGATPSADRIRRAVARVLAAGAPKTPDLGGKASTVEVGNAVRDALD from the coding sequence ATGTCCCTGTTGAAGATCGGCGTGATCCCCGGCGACGGCGTCGGGCCGGAAGTGACCGAGGTCGGCCTGGGGATCCTGGAGAAGGTCGCCAAGCGGGACGGCCTCGTCTACGAGCTGCACCCCTTCGACCTGGGCGGCGAGCGCTTCCTGCGGACCGGCGAGGTCCTGCCGCAGGCCGACCAGGACCGCCTCCGCGCCTGCGACGTGATCCTGCTGGGGGCCGTCGGCCACCCGGGCGTGCCGCCGGGCGTCCTCGAGAAGGGGATCCTGCTCAAGCTCCGGTTCGACTTCCACCAGTACATCAACCTCCGCCCGGTCCGCCTCTTCCCCGGGGCCCCCTGCCCCGTCACGGGCAAGGGACCCGACGACATCGACATGGTCGTCGTCCGCGAGAACAACGAGGACCTGTACGTCGGCGCGGGGGGCTTCACCTACAAGGGGACGCCCGAAGAGGTCGCGATCCAGACCTCCATCAACACCCGGCCGGGCGTCGAGCGCTGCATCCGCTACGCCTTCGATGCGGCCCGCGGCCGTGCCGCGCGGGGCGCGTTCAAGGGCCTGTCCGAGGCCGACAAGGCCGGGGGCTACACGCGCCAGGTGACGCTCGTGGCCAAGACGAACGTCCTGACGTTCGCCCACGACCTCTGGATGCGCGCCTTCAACGAGGTCGCCGCCGACTACCCGGACGTCAAGCCGGGCTACATGCACGTCGACGCCTGCTGCATGCGGATGGTGACGAACCCCGAGTGGTTCGACGTGATCGTGACGACCAACATGTTCGGCGACATCATCACCGACCTGGGCGCCGTGCTCCAGGGGGGCATGGGCCTGGCCGCGTCGGGCAACCTGAACCCGACGAAGACCGCCCCCAGCATGTTCGAGCCGGTGCACGGCTCTGCCCCGGACATCGCCGGCAAGGGGATCGCCAACCCCCTGGCCGCGATCCTCTCGACCGCCATGATGCTCGACCACGTCGGCGCGACCCCCTCCGCCGACCGGATCCGCCGCGCCGTGGCGAGGGTGCTGGCCGCCGGGGCCCCCAAGACCCCCGACCTGGGGGGCAAGGCCTCGACCGTCGAGGTGGGGAACGCCGTCCGCGACGCACTGGACTGA
- the hmpA gene encoding NO-inducible flavohemoprotein, translated as MLSPETIEIIKRITPVVAANAEAITRRFYPRMFAGDPEVKAFFNQAHQHSGGQQRALAGAICAYFSHIDDPAVLGPAVELIAQKHCSLGIRPDQYPIVGKHLLGAIQDVMGDAATDEILGAVAEAYGFLADVCIRREEEIYRQQREAVGGWNGYRSFIVDRKVPESDLVTSFYLRPADGGPLPAFEAGQYVTVKVDLPETPTSPRNYSLSDRPGLDHYRISVKREPGLAAGAPDGLISNHLHDVVLAGEELQIGPPCGEFTIPTATAADRPIVLLAGGIGVTPLLAMAKDLVHRGGHAPLYFLQAARNGRVQAFNDEIRALEISSDAVTTHVMFDAPLADDLTTGRCDSTGFIDADFLRRWAPIDDASFCFCGPKPFMQSVYAILKELSVDDDRIRFEFFGPRQEILAAALVPAQGLRI; from the coding sequence ATGCTCAGTCCCGAAACGATCGAGATCATCAAGCGCATCACGCCCGTCGTGGCCGCGAACGCCGAGGCGATCACGCGGCGGTTCTACCCGCGGATGTTCGCCGGCGACCCCGAGGTGAAGGCGTTCTTCAACCAGGCCCACCAGCATTCGGGCGGCCAGCAACGGGCTCTCGCCGGGGCGATCTGCGCCTACTTCTCGCACATCGACGACCCGGCGGTCCTGGGCCCGGCGGTGGAGCTGATCGCCCAGAAGCACTGCTCGCTGGGGATCCGCCCGGACCAGTATCCGATCGTCGGCAAGCACCTGCTGGGGGCGATCCAGGACGTGATGGGCGACGCGGCGACCGACGAGATCCTCGGGGCCGTCGCCGAGGCCTACGGGTTCCTCGCCGACGTCTGCATCCGTCGCGAGGAGGAGATCTACCGACAGCAGCGCGAGGCCGTCGGCGGCTGGAACGGCTACCGTTCGTTCATCGTCGACCGCAAGGTCCCCGAGAGCGACCTCGTGACCTCGTTCTACCTCCGCCCGGCCGACGGCGGCCCGCTGCCGGCGTTCGAGGCGGGCCAGTACGTCACGGTGAAGGTCGACCTCCCCGAGACGCCGACGTCGCCGCGCAACTACAGCCTGTCCGACCGGCCCGGCCTCGACCACTACCGGATCAGCGTCAAGCGCGAGCCGGGCCTCGCCGCCGGCGCGCCCGACGGCCTGATCTCCAACCACCTGCACGACGTCGTCCTCGCCGGCGAGGAGCTTCAAATCGGCCCCCCCTGCGGCGAGTTCACGATCCCGACCGCTACGGCCGCCGATCGGCCGATCGTCCTGCTCGCCGGCGGCATCGGCGTCACGCCCCTGCTGGCGATGGCCAAGGACCTCGTCCATCGCGGCGGCCACGCCCCGCTCTACTTCCTCCAGGCCGCCCGCAACGGCCGCGTCCAGGCGTTCAACGACGAGATCCGGGCCCTGGAGATCTCGTCCGACGCCGTGACGACCCACGTCATGTTCGACGCCCCGCTCGCCGACGACCTGACGACCGGCCGCTGCGATTCCACCGGCTTCATCGACGCCGACTTCCTCCGGCGCTGGGCCCCGATCGACGACGCGAGCTTCTGCTTCTGCGGCCCGAAGCCGTTCATGCAGTCGGTCTACGCGATCCTCAAGGAGCTGAGCGTCGACGACGACCGCATCCGCTTCGAGTTCTTCGGCCCCCGCCAGGAGATCCTCGCCGCCGCCCTCGTCCCGGCCCAGGGCCTACGCATCTAA